The following are encoded in a window of Rosa chinensis cultivar Old Blush chromosome 4, RchiOBHm-V2, whole genome shotgun sequence genomic DNA:
- the LOC112196917 gene encoding ABC transporter B family member 26, chloroplastic, with protein MPLSLSTMAQPLCNSQPPFLSSFHPKHHHKLLQFTSTARTNRRRVSLSFHFSNAGRSRFSPLKSASVNGYAAEEYEKENDRADETEVELFERLRRLFGFLRSIFPGGDWWNFSDDAEISIFAKPVTVTRALTRMWGLVSQDRWVIFAAFSALIVAALSEISIPHYLTASIFSAQSGEVAVFRHNVRLLVILCVVSGICSGVRGCCFGIANMILVKRMRETLYSSLLVQDIFFFDTETVGDLTSRLGADCQQVSRVIGNDLNMILRNVLQGAGAMIYLLVLSRPLGLSVLVICSTLAAIMLVYGRYQKKAAKLTQEFTASANEVAQEAFSLVRTVRVYGTEKQELGRYKLWLDKLADISIRQSAAYGFWNLSFNALYHSTQVIAVLLGGMSILSGHNTAEKLTKFILYSEWLIYATWWVGDNLSNLMQSVGASEKVFQLMDLMPSDQFISKGSKLQNLVGNVEFVNTSFYYPSRPTVPVLQNISLSVKPNEVVAIVGLSGSGKSTLVNLLLRLYEPTNGQILIDGCPLQELDVMWWRERIGFVGQEPKLFRTDISSNIRYGCTRDIRQEDVEWAAKKAYAHDFILSLPKGYQTLVDDDLLSGGQKQRIAIARAILRDPTILILDEATSALDAESEHNVRGVLRAVRKDKTTRRSVVIIAHRLSTIQAADSIVVMDNGRIVEAGSHSELLVKDGLYARLTRRQADAVA; from the exons atgcctctctctctttccactaTGGCTCAGCCCCTCTGCAATTCGCAACCTCCATTTCTCTCTTCCTTTCACCCCAAACACCACCACAAACTTCTTCAATTCACCTCCACCGCCAGAACCAACCGCCGAAGggtctctctctcctttcatTTCTCTAATGCCGGACGGTCTCGATTTTCTCCGCTCAAATCGGCCTCCGTTAACGGCTATGCGGCGGAGGAGTACGAAAAGGAAAACGATAGAGCCGACGAAACCGAGGTCGAGCTATTCGAGCGGCTCCGGCGACTGTTCGGTTTTCTCCGGTCGATTTTTCCCGGCGGAGATTGGTGGAACTTCTCCGATGACGCCGAAATTAGTATCTTCGCGAAGCCGGTGACTGTGACGCGCGCGCTCACTCGGATGTGGGGCTTGGTTTCTCAGGACCGTTGGGTTATCTTCGCCGCTTTCTCTGCCCTAATTGTCGCCGCG CTATCGGAGATATCGATACCGCATTACTTGACGGCGTCAATCTTCTCGGCACAGAGCGGCGAAGTGGCCGTGTTTCGGCACAATGTGAGGCTGTTGGTGATTCTCTGTGTTGTTTCAGGAATATGCAG TGGTGTGCGAGGATGTTGTTTTGGCATTGCAAATATGATTCTT GTCAAGCGCATGAGGGAAACACTATACTCTTCACTTCTTGTTCAG GATATATTCTTTTTTGACACTGAAACAGTTGGTGATTTGACAAGTAGGCTTGGGGCAGATTGTCAGCAAGTGTCAAGAGTTATTGGAAATGATCTCAATATGATATTGCGGAATGTTCTTCAG GGAGCAGGAGCAATGATCTACTTGTTAGTTTTATCACGTCCCCTGGGTTTATCTGTGTTGGTGATATGTTCTACTCTAGCAGCAATTATGCTGGTTTATGGCCG GTACCAGAAGAAGGCAGCAAAACTAACTCAGGAGTTTACTGCTTCTGCCAATGAG GTTGCACAAGAGGCATTCTCTTTGGTGAGAACTGTCCGTGTTTATGGAACTGAAAAACAAGAACTTGGAAG GTACAAACTGTGGTTAGATAAATTAGCTGATATAAGCATACGGCAAAGTGCTGCGTATGGTTTTTGGAACTTGAGCTTCAATGCTCTTTACCACTCAACCCAG GTCATTGCTGTGCTGCTTGGAGGGATGTCTATTCTATCTGGTCATAATACAGCAGAGAAACTGACGAAGTTTATATTGTATAGTGAGTGGTTAATTTATGCAACATGGTGGGTGGGTGACAATTTGTCCAATCTGATGCAATCTGTTGGGGCAAGTGAAAAAGTCTTCCAATTAATGGATCTCATGCCCAGTGACCAATTTATATCAAAAG GATCAAAGTTGCAAAATCTGGTTGGAAATGTTGAGTTTGTAAACACTTCTTTCTATTATCCATCGAGGCCAACG GTCCCTGTACTGCAAAATATCAGCTTATCCGTGAAACCTAATGAAGTGGTTGCTATT GTTGGTCTTAGTGGTAGTGGAAAGAGCACACTCGTGAATCTTTTGCTCCGTCTCTATGAGCCAACAAATGGTCAG attttgattgaCGGCTGCCCTCTACAAGAGTTGGACGTCATGTGGTGGAGGGAAAGAATCGGATTTGTTGGACAG GAACCCAAACTGTTTCGCACAGACATTAGTTCAAACATTAGATATGGATGCACTAGAGATATCAGGCAGGAGGATGTTGAATGGGCTGCTAAGAAGGCATATGCACACGATTTCATTTTATCACTGCCCAAAGGTTATCAAACACTAGTTGATGATGATTTACTCAGTGGGGGGCAAAAGCAAAGAATTGCCATTGCGAGGGCCATTCTTAGGGACCCAACTATTTTGATCCTTGATGAAGCAACTAGTGCACTGGATGCAGAGAGTGAACACAATGTCAGG GGTGTTCTTCGTGCTGTCAGAAAAGACAAGACAACGAGGAGAAGTGTCGTAATAATTGCTCACAG GCTTTCCACCATACAAGCTGCTGACAGTATAGTGGTCATGGATAATGGTAGAATTGTTGAG GCCGGCAGTCACAGTGAGCTGCTCGTTAAGGATGGCCTCTATGCACGACTAACTAGAAGACAAGCTGATGCAGTGGCATGA
- the LOC112196919 gene encoding uncharacterized protein LOC112196919 yields MPNNIKASVDAHQSTPVDYVETFQIVAMLKMCMQLLGLVRHTESESKRNKLLGRDANQAPDSLSLDYSTQSKSILVRIVHAGGQEELFPNAIPASLLMDKYPGKCVARPEVFKKPQESLLRPDESLLPGQKYYIIPCTTAQKLKRQQQKKVKAKERAEDEEMILDGKITVDSEGEDTDDSICSASDFVSKEKRPKSSRRRGIRGRKPFVPPLPKVRSGRGFGWEPSLTSVQEVSP; encoded by the coding sequence ATGCCTAATAATATCAAAGCATCTGTAGATGCTCATCAATCCACACCAGTGGACTATGTTGAAACATTTCAGATTGTGGCTATGCTAAAGATGTGCATGCAATTATTAGGGCTAGTTCGGCATACTGAAAGTGAATCTAAGAGAAACAAGCTGCTCGGACGAGATGCCAATCAAGCTCCTGATTCCTTATCGTTGGACTACAGTACACAGTCCAAAAGTATTCTTGTGAGGATAGTTCATGCAGGTGGGCAAGAGGAGCTGTTTCCAAATGCAATTCCTGCATCTCTGCTGATGGACAAATATCCTGGGAAATGTGTTGCCCGCCCAGAAGTTTTCAAAAAGCCTCAGGAGTCCCTCTTAAGGCCAGACGAGAGCCTATTGCCTGGTCAGAAGTATTATATAATACCATGTACAACAGCACAGAAACTTAAGCGTCAACAGCAGAAGAAGGTGAAGGCCAAAGAACGTGCTGAAGATGAAGAGATGATTCTGGATGGAAAGATCACTGTGGATTCGGAAGGGGAAGACACTGATGATTCTATTTGCTCCGCCAGTGACTTCGTCTCCAAGGAAAAGAGACCAAAATCTTCAAGGAGGAGGGGAATTAGAGGAAGAAAGCCGTTTGTACCTCCCCTCCCAAAGGTCAGATCTGGTAGAGGATTTGGATGGGAGCCTAGTCTCACTTCTGTACAAGAAGTGTCTCCATGA
- the LOC112196918 gene encoding inorganic phosphate transporter 2-1, chloroplastic, giving the protein MTPSYCLSSRNEAFLLHSSHLYLPKQRPSESQYFPKKETNFLKPKSSFFPILRLNNSKLAHPFALSSFAEAGGEEHEQQDVQLNQQTSKTDDQAEERGMAEAFHISSRTAAAISICIAFAALTLPYFMKSLGQGLALKTKLLSYVTLLFGFYMAWNIGANDVANAMGTSVGSGALTLRQAVVTAAVLEFSGALLMGTHVTSTMQKGILVANGFQGKDTLLFAGLLSSLAAAGTWLQVASYYGWPVSTTHCIVGSMVGFGLVYGGAGAVFWSSLARVISSWIISPFVGALVSFLVYKCIRRFVYSAPNPGQAAAAAAPIAVLVGVSAISFAVLPLGSSLPLAVAKALGCGAAGALLVSRIIQGQLGDLLLKSKSSSQTEPTDVQKDIGFLSDIAGPTGTQLKIVYGVFGYMQVLSACFMSFAHGGNDVSNAIGPLAGALSILQGGAAGGDIVIPTDVLAWGGFGIVAGLTIWGYRVIATIGKKITELTPTRGFAAEFAAASVVLFASKLGLPISATHTLVGAVMGVGFARGLNSVRAETVREIVLSWAVTIPAGAFFSVFYTWILTKLLSYVL; this is encoded by the exons ATGACTCCCTCTTATTGCTTATCTTCAAGAAACGAAGCATTTCTTCTCCATAGCTCTCATCTCTACCTCCCAAAACAGAGACCTAGTGAATCCCAGTACTTcccaaaaaaggaaacaaactTTCTCAAACCCAAGTCTTCTTTCTTCCCCATCTTGAGGCTAAACAACTCCAAACTCGCACACCCTTTTGCCTTATCTTCATTCGCAGAAGCCGGAGGCGAAGAACACGAACAACAAGATGTTCAACTGAATCAACAAACCTCAAAAACGGATGACCAGGCCGAGGAGCGTGGAATGGCTGAGGCCTTCCACATATCTTCTAGAACTGCTGCGGCCATTTCCATATGCATAGCATTCGCTGCCCTTACTCTTCCCTACTTCATGAAGTCTTTAGGACAAGGTCTGGCCTTGAAGACCAAGCTGTTGTCGTACGTAACCCTCCTGTTTGGGTTCTACATGGCTTGGAATATCGGGGCCAATGACGTGGCAAATGCCATGGGGACTTCGGTGGGCTCAGGAGCGTTGACTCTCCGGCAGGCCGTGGTGACTGCCGCGGTGTTGGAATTCTCGGGGGCGCTTCTGATGGGGACTCATGTTACGAGTACAATGCAGAAGGGGATTCTGGTGGCGAATGGGTTTCAGGGGAAAGATACTCTGCTTTTTGCTGGCTTGCTTTCTTCTCTTGCTGCTGCTGGTACTTGGTTGCAG GTTGCATCATATTATGGCTGGCCTGTGTCAACAACGCACTGTATAGTAGGATCCATGGTTGGATTTGGACTAGTCTATGGCGGAGCAGGTGCCGTCTTTTGGAGTTCACTGGCAAGAGTCATTTCTTCATGGATTATCTCACCATTCGTGGGAGCACTGGTCTCCTTTCTCGTATACAAATGCATCCGTAGG TTTGTGTATAGTGCTCCAAATCCTGGACAAGCTGCGGCTGCGGCAGCACCAATTGCTGTGCTTGTGGGTGTAAGTGCAATCTCATTTGCAGTGCTTCCCCTTGGATCAAGCTTGCCTTTGGCTGTGGCCAAGGCTCTAGGCTGTGGAGCTGCCGGTGCGCTCCTTGTGTCCAGAATTATCCAAGGGCAGCTTGGTGATCTCCTTCTCAAGTCGAAATCATCATCGCAAACTGAACCTACAGATGTCCAGAAAGATATCGGGTTTCTCTCTGATATTGCAGGTCCAACTGGTACCCAACTGAAAATAGTATACGGGGTGTTTGGATACATGCAAGTACTCTCCGCCTGCTTCATGTCATTTGCTCATGGTGGGAATGACGTCTCCAATGCAATAGGTCCTTTGGCTGGTGCATTATCTATTCTTCAAGGCGGTGCTGCTGGAGGTGACATTGTTATTCCAACCGATGTTCTTGCGTGGGGAGGATTTGGAATCGTAGCTGGTCTTACAATCTGGGGATATAGGGTTATAGCGACAATTGGGAAGAAGATCACAGAACTGACACCAACTAGAGGATTTGCAGCTGAATTTGCTGCAGCCTCTGTGGTTCTGTTTGCGTCGAAGCTGGGACTACCCATCTCTGCAACTCATACTCTAGTGGGTGCAGTAATGGGGGTGGGATTTGCAAGGGGGCTTAACAGCGTTAGAGCAGAAACTGTGAGGGAAATCGTGCTTTCTTGGGCAGTGACAATCCCAGCTGGtgctttcttttctgttttctaCACATGGATCTTGACCAAGCTGTTATCATATGTTTTGTGA
- the LOC112199905 gene encoding uncharacterized protein LOC112199905, translating to MAVLVGNLALLLDVTSPRTILPDRKTRPVALDALLNLNLSLPRRDPHNHSQAYNGFIAAKGFDSDGGETRSQRVVARGKANSKVNGVDFGRDEEGNGNGFGEGDGEEEPPAPLDWEKEMRRRVKEIEERKELEKKAEELQSRIEEDYEDDGREETEEAKRMRVRKELEKVAKEQAERRATAQLMFDLGQKAYGRGMYGRAIEFLEGALTIIPRPTLFGGEIQIWLAMAYEANKRHADCIDLYKQLESKHPSVSIRRQAAELRYILQAPKIKITREEMVTIPLIGSSYDSYAGTWSDKYKDKDQRSTGTVTNQIPSSKDYFGDFMVWRPPIGLEKSQAFWIALTLWLGLVGAAVFLQS from the exons ATGGCCGTACTTGTCGGAAACCTAGCTCTGCTACTAGACGTGACCTCGCCTAGGACCATATTACCTGACCGCAAGACTCGTCCGGTGGCGCTGGACGCTTTATTGAACCTAAACCTCAGCCTGCCAAGGAGAGATCCTCACAATCACAGTCAAGCGTATAACGGCTTCATCGCCGCCAAGGGGTTTGACTCGGACGGCGGCGAGACTCGGAGCCAACGAGTCGTGGCTCGGGGGAAGGCGAATTCGAAGGTGAACGGGGTGGACTTTGGGAGGGACGAGGAGGGGAACGGGAATGGATTTGGGGAAGGGGATGGGGAGGAGGAGCCGCCGGCGCCGTTGGATTGGGAGAAGGAAATGCGGCGGAGAGTGAAGGAGATCGAGGAGAGGAAAGAGCTGGAGAAGAAGGCTGAGGAGTTACAGAGCCGGATCGAGGAGGATTATGAAGATGATGGTAGAGAAGAGACGGAGGAGGCCAAGCGGATGAGAGTCAGGAAAGAGCTTGAAAAG GTGGCTAAGGAGCAGGCAGAGCGAAGAGCCACCGCACAGTTAATGTTCGACTTGGGCCAGAAGGCTTATGGGAGGGGGATGTACGGTCGCGCCATTGAGTTCCTAGAAGGAGCACTGACAATCATTCCAAGGCCAACGTTATTTGGTGGTGAG ATTCAAATTTGGCTCGCTATGGCCTACGAGGCTAATAAGCGCCATGCCGATTGCATTGATCTTTATAAGCAATTGGAGAGCAAGCACCCCAGTGTCAGCATACGACGCCAGGCTGCAGAGCTTCGCTACATTTTGCAAGCACCAAAGATCAAGATTACCCGGGAAGAGATGGTAACCATACCACTCATTGGTTCTAGTTATGACAG CTATGCTGGAACGTGGAGTGATAAATACAAGGACAAAGATCAGAGGAGCACTGGGACAGTAACCAATCAGATTCCATCGTCGAAAGACTATTTTGGGGACTTCATGGTCTGGCGACCCCCAATTGGATTGGAGAAAAGCCAAGCTTTCTGGATAGCCTTGACATTATGGTTGGGTTTAGTTGGAGCTgcagtctttcttcaaagttga
- the LOC112199628 gene encoding transcription elongation regulator 1 — protein sequence MDSYRPHQQQYMRPPPPATSDPYLYQQQQPPPPPPPRPPLPQQQQQGAWYSNQNQYQYHSLQSPSPPPQQWGPPPHVDHLPPPPGSYPPPPPPPYSAHHYRPHGPPQSYHPQEWAAQSRPNNQGWEYPAHNNEQDWAAKARAWAARTAMENQDQQSQFTPAGRPEEHSHYHEQYPQSQHQSLSASSYQQVSVSGTPAHRPPGVHPQDTTYIGSEPSSYGHHAVRSAIPSVHQQEVPSSYSSVTGNDASAELNEHSYNFLPMPNSSGQEGQHHMQQSHAIPFGYGSHSADPAANLADQPLEFASGFNSDHGAHASSYPYHDSGGSIRGVDPATTIPSMNSWTVSVTPGVVYPPTLPVLPSGPQHDPSMTIPSPVPGNAPHSFGSFPGLSLQPTIPTTGPPFALTAGTAGHPTVAFPGDAYGVSTISERPKKAAVPNWLREEIKKVSITNSTMDHLKEETQSVEDEGVDRSFGKGDQADSKSIDSSRSTEEEDDEDEVEAARTAAINKEIKRILTEVLSTVTDELFDEIATKVLSEDDLTSEVGQGRLPSNHKVLPSTPAVSDAKASAKLLIPVKTRESEIEDVGEKSSSSSPGDILGLANYATDEDDDDDDGGGEIPSSGVPKSGKDQFTVRKSHESHDATANGSSPVELEEHRRSQTSLPDDLSKSDISYNRNKSEESNVDKYLQDGTTVEPELSTENVNVKKTTKNDPQSRESRMKPDKHDQHESKRSSLKENKEVDSGKIRTDEKGDENRRRQDERPLRKERTDDRNGSKEKIKDQNVKPGDKAKESDSRKRSSLVDVNEDKRETDRLRRDSSKEDVSRKRERTKNKEDDRSRRKHSTDSSRHKRRRSSSIDSRDNSVNHANHSSDESSEDSKRKVHSRRRHSSRSPVRSRRRQVSRSPHSKHSQRRHSPYSSLDSNRGKGSRSRSPAFGRGGAGLWSVWLCGFALIGLSFYATQRLPSIKDQIMMSPKLGQRVGDVAETPRIIIFSAPRSFSGPVGDRQSLALRSWLALSPEITVVLFSKDPSVVSFAQGFGSRVVVDPNIDFTFLGTPFFHSMMARTWYFSPDISVLVDPETIVLPDFISTLNYAYNLDDDWLLVASSQNVSYFPFYLDEDGKHWRREDGKSMRTHELQEIIGHSWQQTPCEQKLLMAWNSGDLALYSGVLPPFLYGRGVHNSWVINEALSSELRFVFDASWTISSLYLISQEHLNNWTVGASDALIFERRSWEYAGNSHVGALYGSLSHYETNNSSLIKLLKCDGQYIFVNKTENICSSAYRRAGLGSWWKKKSLGWVEGVKSQGELLDCTPMVPTKHSKPLDYPFSLETLLPLNADKNKTIVLAAAGYSYKDMLMSWVCRMHHLQVTNFIICALDQEIYEFSVLMGLPVFRDPVAPSEISFNDCHFGTKCFQKVTKVKSRMVLKILKMGYNVLLSDVDVYWFGNPLPLLWSFGPAVLAAQSDEFNKTGPINLPRRLNSGFYFARSDSSTIAAMKKVVAHAATSGLSEQPSFYDTLCGEGGSNRVGANRCLEPETNLTVHFLDRDLFPNGAYLELWHRKNVRAACVKQGCLVIHNNWISGRLKKLERQMLSGLWDFDTSTRMCQAQL from the exons ATGGATTCTTACAGACCGCACCAGCAGCAGTACATGAGGCCACCGCCACCTGCCACGTCGGATCCGTACCTCTACCAACAGCAGCAACCACCGCCTCCGCCACCGCCAAGACCACCACTCcctcagcagcagcagcaaggCGCGTGGTACTCGAACCAGAACCAGTACCAATACCACTCATTACAGTCCCCGTCGCCTCCTCCGCAACAGTGGGGTCCGCCACCTCACGTCGACCATCTGCCTCCCCCGCCGGGCTCTTATCCTCCGCCACCGCCTCCTCCTTATTCTGCGCACCACTATCGCCCTCACGGACCTCCTCAGTCTTATCATCCTCAG GAGTGGGCAGCTCAGAGTCGGCCGAATAACCAAGGTTGGGAATACCCAG CCCATAACAATGAGCAAGATTGGGCAGCCAAGGCTAGGGCATGGGCAGCTAGGACGGCAATGGAGAACCAGGATCAGCAATCGCAGTTTACTCCAGCCGGCAGACCAGAAGAACACTCTCATTATCATGAGCAGTATCCTCAAAGTCAGCACCAGTCTCTTTCTGCATCTAGCTATCAACAGGTTTCAGTTTCAGGGACACCGGCACACCGGCCACCAGGAGTTCATCCCCAGGACACTACCTATATCGGCTCCGAACCATCTTCTTATGGACATCATGCTGTCAGATCTGCAATTCCATCTGTTCATCAGCAGGAGGTACCTTCTAGTTATTCTTCTGTTACAG GCAATGACGCTTCTGCAGAACTGAATGAGCACTCTTACAACTTCTTACCTATGCCAAATTCCTCAGGTCAGGAAGGACAGCACCATATGCAACAATCTCATGCAATACCATTTGGATATGGCAGTCATTCTGCAGATCCAGCAGCCAATCTTGCTGACCAGCCTTTAGAATTTGCATCTGGGTTTAATTCTGATCATGGTGCTCACGCATCCAGCTATCCTTATCATGATTCAGGTGGAAGTATAAGAGGTGTGGACCCTGCTACAACAATTCCTTCCATGAATTCTTGGACTGTTTCTGTTACACCTGGTGTGGTATATCCTCCTACCCTTCCAGTTCTACCATCAGGACCACAG CATGATCCTTCTATGACGATACCCTCTCCGGTCCCTGGAAATGCTCCACATTCATTTGGTAGTTTTCCTGGATTGAGCCTCCAGCCAACAATTCCAACCACTGGTCCTCCCTTTGCTCTCACTGCAGGAACTGCTGGTCATCCTACTGTGGCTTTCCCTGGTGATGCATACGGAGTTTCTACAATTTCTGAGCGCCCAAAAAAG GCTGCAGTGCCTAATTGGCTTAGAGAGGAAATTAAGAAAGTAAGCATCACAAATTCCACCATGGACCATCTCAAGGAGGAAACACAGTCTGTTGAGGATGAAGGTGTTGACAGATCTTTTGGGAAGGGTGATCAAGCCGATAGCAAAAGCATTGATTCTTCTAGATCAACTGAAGAAGAGGATGATGAG GATGAGGTGGAGGCAGCTCGGACTGCAGCAATTAACAAGGAAATAAAGCGTATCCTAACTGAAGTTCTCTCAACG GTTACTGATGAGCTCTTTGATGAAATTGCAACAAAAGTTCTTAGTGAAGATGATCTAACATCTGAAG TTGGACAGGGCAGACTCCCATCAAACCATAAGGTATTGCCATCTACCCCAGCAGTTTCAGATGCCAAGGCTTCTGCGAAGCTTCTAATTCCAGTCAAGACTAGGGAATCTGAGATTGAAGATGTCGGTGAAAAATCTAGCTCCAGTTCACCTGGTGATATATTGGGTCTTGCAAATTATGCtactgatgaagatgacgacgatGATGATGGAGGTGGTGAAATTCCGAGTTCTGGTGTGCCAAAATCTGGGAAAGATCAGTTTACTGTTAGAAAGTCTCATGAGTCGCATGATGCCACTGCAAATGGCAGTTCTCCAGTAGAGCTTGAAGAGCACAGGAGAAGTCAGACAAGTTTGCCGGATGATCTGAGCAAAAGTGATATTAGTTATAATAGAAACAAGAGTGAGGAAAGTAATGTTGATAAATATCTGCAAGATGGGACTACTGTGGAACCTGAACTATCTACGGAAAATGTTAATGTCAAAAAGACAACCAAAAATGACCCACAAAGTAGGGAGTCCAGGATGAAGCCAGATAAGCATGATCAACATGAGAGTAAAAGGAGTTCTTTGAAAGAAAATAAGGAGGTAGACAGTGGTAAGATTAGGACAGACGAGAAGGGTGATGAGAATCGTAGGAGGCAGGATGAGAGGCCTCTGAGAAAGGAAAGGACAGATGATCGGAATGGTTCAAAAGAAAAGATCAAAGACCAAAATGTTAAGCCTGGAGATAAAGCAAAGGAATCTGATTCAAGAAAAAGGTCTTCCCTTGTTGATGTCAACGAGGACAAAAGAGAAACAGATAGACTCCGTAGAGATAGTTCTAAAGAAGATGTGAGCAGAAAAAGAGAACGAACAAAGAATAAGGAGGATGATAGATCAAGACGTAAACATTCTACTGACTCAAGCAGGCACAAGAGAAGGCGCTCCTCTTCCATTGACAGCAGGGATAACTCGGTTAATCATGCCAATCATTCAAGTGATGAATCTTCTGAGGATTCTAAAAG GAAGGTACATTCAAGGAGACGTCACTCATCACGTTCACCTGTCAGGTCTAGGAGAAG ACAAGTTTCGCGGTCTCCACATAGCAAGCATTCTCAGCGCAGGCATTCTCCCTACTCTTCTCTTGATAGCAACAG GGGGAAAGGGTCAAGATCCAGATCACCT GCATTTGGAAGGGGAGGCGCCGGTCTGTGGTCTGTTTGGCTATGTGGGTTTGCGCTGATTGGTCTCTCTTTCTATGCCACTCAGAGGCTACCTTCCATCAAGGATCAGATCATGATGAGTCCCAAGCTCGGTCAACGAGTTGGTGACGTTGCAGAGACGCCGAGGATTATCATATTCTCGGCGCCGAGGTCGTTTAGTGGTCCTGTTGGGGATAGGCAGAGTCTAGCTCTTCGTTCATGGCTAGCTTTGTCACCAGAGATTACGGTTGTGCTGTTCAGCAAAGACCCTTCTGTTGTTTCTTTTGCTCAAGGGTTTGGTTCTCGGGTTGTGGTGGATCCCAACATTGACTTCAC GTTCCTCGGTACCCCATTTTTTCATTCGATGATGGCAAGAACATGGTATTTTTCACCAGACATATCTGTTCTGGTTGATCCAGAAACAATTGTTTTACCTGACTTCATTTCCACCCTGAATTATGCTTACAATCTTGATGATGATTGGCTTCTAGTTGCTTCATCACAAAATGTCTCCTACTTCCCATTCTACTTGGATGAGGATGGAAAGCATTGGCGAAGGGAGGATGGCaaatcaatgagaacacatgAG TTGCAGGAGATAATTGGTCATAGTTGGCAGCAGACCCCCTGCGAACAGAAATTGCTTATGGCTTGGAATAGTGGAGATCTTGCCCTATATTCTGGAGTCCTTCCTCCTTTTTTGTATGGTAGGGGGGTGCACAATAGTTGGGTCATTAATGAGGCCTTGTCATCAGAGCTTAGGTTTGTATTTGATGCCAGTTGGACAATCTCAAGCTTATATCTGATTAGTCAGGAGCATCTGAATAACTGGACTGTTGGAGCTTCCGATGctttaatttttgaaagaagAAGCTGGGAATATGCTGGAAACTCTCATGTTGGAGCATTATATGGATCATTGTCTCATTATGAAACTAATAATTCTAGCTTGATAAAACTTTTGAAATGTGACGGCCAATATATCTTTGTCAACAAAACGGAAAACATTTGTTCGTCTGCATACCGACGTGCTGGCTTGGGTTCCTggtggaagaagaaaagtttGGGTTGGGTTGAGGGTGTTAAATCACAAGGCGAGTTATTAGATTGCACTCCTATGGTTCCCACAAAGCATTCAAAACCATTAGACTATCCATTTTCCTTAGAGACACTTCTACCATTAAATGCAGACAAAAATAAGACAATTGTGCTTGCTGCTGCTGGATATAGTTACAAGGACATGCTAATGAGCTGGGTGTGTAGAATGCACCACCTACAGGTCACAAATTTTATCATTTGTGCCCTCGACCAGGAGATCTACGAGTTCTCTGTCTTGATG GGCCTGCCTGTATTCAGGGATCCAGTTGCACCAAGTGAGATAAGCTTCAATGATTGCCACTTCGGAACAAAATGCTTTCAGAAGGTGACCAAAGTGAAATCCAGAATGGTTTTAAAGATACTAAAGATGGGTTACAACGTACTTCTTAGTGACGTGGATGTGTATTGGTTTGGAAATCCATTGCCATTGCTCTGGTCTTTTGGTCCTGCTGTTCTTGCAGCTCAGTCGGATGAATTCAACAAAACAG GACCAATTAACTTACCTAGGCGCTTGAACTCTGGCTTCTACTTTGCCCGTTCAGATAGTTCGACAATTGCTGCTATGAAGAAGGTCGTGGCACATGCAGCAACTTCGGGTCTATCTGAACAGCCAAGCTTCTATGATACACTATGTGGAGAAGGGGGCTCCAATCGTGTGGGTGCCAATAGATGCTTAGAACCTGAAACAAATCTGACTGTCCATTTCTTGGACAGAGATCTCTTCCCAAATGGGGCATATCTAGAACTATGGCATAGGAAAAATGTGAGAGCAGCCTGTGTGAAGCAGGGATGTTTGGTTATCCATAACAATTGGATCAGTGGGAGGCTGAAGAAGCTAGAAAGACAGATGTTATCTGGCCTATGGGACTTTGATACTAGCACAAGAATGTGTCAGGCACAACTATGA